A region from the Lolium perenne isolate Kyuss_39 chromosome 4, Kyuss_2.0, whole genome shotgun sequence genome encodes:
- the LOC127292590 gene encoding uncharacterized protein produces the protein MEVHAEEEQRSGLPVEDPMEAVRRAFPGDNFAISVVSRAFGRPDPPAERSRQQDPENRAPTVELRPDAAIVVPENRVDLREAGNSSAQQGASTSGIDAPSTSENRVNSEAVNNNGAAQPTPADAGNGAAGGWTRRVRLGRVPDERETPADHVSALEKALTGFAERQTDAVVHPAVGTIFDSLVEAYDFYNIHSWEMGFGVRYGKSRLNAMRSKCMQEIVCGRSGKPKDNMKNSSKSVRCNCTAQIRLLRSADKGWYVAHHKETHNHPLSRSCSDKLSSPSHKHIDKYTRDLVRKLRNNNVDLGVYNTIAAFFGRKDNGPVTKGSIRTLCEKINQEQADDAVRKNAEMTTALGEKDLENHATEEVPLICFDETAGSPDCTEMPVDPLSHFHQEYTERNPDAERVADLMLTFGDCNLVLRSCSYDDLINSNSTMADLEKVMNTVKPHLQQGLFGDLWSRAHNSGGVMSAQVLTIKDLFRFERWLTTTTGKHSLQSVQQHVKLAKSGKGVFEPEQTALLCLFQAENDECSREISKLQGERDAKIAHYQAMIDEARASFEASVESAKVGYPVSSSYVPLSTHELRGQCWSAYLAHCQKESQYMNRGASNIVERFGPEIQQHHLFEFCTQEANRQSLLKYGQTKVQKLKEARVAHGETTFHGYMTLLDIEQAYALLAAEAQVADEPGSGGGGEDVDCSNREIGVARDESARGSGEENGGEDVSEAPPQQKRQKNSQSYVFGYSGSR, from the exons ATGGAGGTGCACGCCGAAGAGGAACAGAG GTCGGGCCTCCCCGTGGAAGATCCCATGGAGGCAGTGAGGAGGGCTTTCCCGGGTGACAATTTCGCCATTAGTGTGGTCAGCCGAGCTTTCGGTCGACCGGATCCGCCGGCGGAGCGCAGCCGGCAGCAGGACCCAGAGAATCGAGCCCCAACTGTTGAGTTGAGACCTGACGCAGCAATAGTTGTCCCGGAAAATCGTGTGGATCTGCGGGAGGCTGGGAATAGCTCCGCGCAGCAGGGTGCCTCTACCAGCGGTATCGATGCaccatctacctctgaaaatcgtGTGAATTCGGAGGCGGTCAACAACAACGGGGCTGCCCAACCCACGCCTGCAGATGCAGGCAATGGAGCTGCTGGAGGCTGGACTCGCAG GGTGAGGCTTGGTCGTGTCCCAGATGAACGGGAGACGCCGGCTGATCATGTCAGCGCGCTGGAGAAGGCGTTGACTGGCTTCGCAGAGAGGCAAACTGATGCTGTTGTTCATCCAGCAGTTGGGACCATATTCGATTCGCTTGTGGAGGCGTATGATTTTTATAACATCCATTCCTGGGAAATGGGTTTCGGTGTTAGGTATGGCAAGAGCAGGTTGAATGCGATGAGAAGTAAATGTATGCAGGAAATTGTTTGCGGCCGTTCG GGTAaaccaaaggataacatgaagaatAGCAGCAAATCGGTCAGATGCAACTGTACAGCACAAATTAGGCTGCTGAGATCCGCTGACAAGGGATGGTATGTGGCACACCACAAGGAAACACATAATCATCCTCTTTCCAGGTCGTGTTCAGACAAGTTGAGTTCTCCATCTCATAAGCATATAGATAAGTACACCAGGGACTTGGTCCGCAAGTTGAGGAATAACAATGTTGATTTGGGTGTGTACAACACAATTGCTGCATTCTTTGGAAGAAAGGACAACGGGCCCGTTACAAAGGGCTCGATCAGGACACTATGTGAGAAAATTAATCAGGAGCAAGCTGACGATGCTGTTAGGAAGAACGCGGAGATGACAACTGCACTTGGAGAAAAGGATCTAGAAAACCATGCTACAGAGGAAGTGCCATTAATCTGTTTTGACGAAACCGCCGGCTCTCCTGATTGCACAGAAATGCCAGTTGATCCTCTGAGCCACTTCCATCAGGAGTACACAGAGAGAAATCCTGACGCTGAGAGGGTAGCTGATCTCATGTTAACCTTTGGGGATTGTAACCTGGTACTTAGAAGCTGCAGCTATGATGATCTCATCAACTCCAACAGCACCATGGCCGATCTGGAGAAAGTGATGAACACCGTGAAGCCCCACCTTCAACAGGGCCTCTTTGGTGACCTGTGGTCCAGGGCTCACAATTCCGGAGGTGTCATGTCGGCTCAGGTGCTGACCATCAAGGACCTGTTCAGGTTCGAGCGGTGGCTAACAACCACCACAGGCAAGCATAGTCTGCAGTCTGTACAGCAGCACGTCAAGTTAGCCAAATCCGGGAAGGGTGTCTTCGAGCCTGAGCAAACGGCCCTCCTATGCCTGTTCCAAGCTGAGAATGATGAATGCTCACGTGAGATAAGCAAACTACAGGGTGAAAGAGATGCCAAGATTGCCCATTATCAGGCGATGATCGATGAGGCCCGTGCATCCTTTGAGGCTAGCGTTGAATCTGCAAAGGTGGGTTACCCTGTGTCTTCCTCCTATGTGCCCCTGAGTACCCATGAGCTTCGCGGGCAGTGCTGGAGCGCCTATCTTGCCCACTGTCAGAAGGAGTCACAGTATATGAACCGTGGGGCTTCAAACATTGTCGAGAGGTTTGGGCCAGAAATACAACAGCATCACCTCTTTGAGTTCTGCACCCAGGAGGCCAACCGTCAGTCTCTGCTCAAGTATGGCCAGACCAAAGTTCAGAAGCTGAAGGAGGCACGAGTCGCCCATGGAGAAACTACTTTCCATGGCTACATGACCCTCCTGGATATTGAACAGGCTTATGCACTACTCGCTGCTGAAGCGCAAGTCGCTGATGAACCAGGTAGCGGTGGAGGTGGTGAGGACGTGGATTGCAGCAATAGAGAAATCGGTGTTGCGAGAGATGAGAGTGCCAGAGGCAGTGGGGAAGAAAATGGTGGTGAGGATGTGTCGGAAGCCCCTCCTCAGCAAAAACGTCAGAAAAAcagtcaatcctatgtttttggttACTCCGGAAGCCGGTGA